Proteins encoded by one window of Candidatus Neomarinimicrobiota bacterium:
- a CDS encoding DMT family transporter yields MKTKDNKATIFLAIFAVSLFFSLTHIAAKEAVMKLSPWVVAFYRFVIGSATLFLLMKMTGKKITLHPVDRWRFVTLAFLAVPVNQMTFLIGIHYTPASHPALMYATTPAWVLLLTVWLRVEKLRWWKWAGIGLAMIGVAVLFAGELISFNKGTVLGDMLIIVAVLSWALYTALGKPIVERYGSLETTFVVLTFGLFLYLPFGLIPVMTADYSQTNATVWLSIVYIGVFASGLAYFLWYWLLERIRPSQVAIITCTQPPLTALLAWIIFGTVPTYHLLVSGFIVLLGVFLMVGYGGTKRGIGEA; encoded by the coding sequence GTGAAAACAAAGGACAATAAAGCAACTATTTTTCTGGCGATCTTCGCTGTTTCACTTTTCTTTTCACTCACACACATTGCCGCGAAGGAAGCGGTCATGAAGCTTTCTCCCTGGGTGGTAGCTTTTTACCGATTTGTCATTGGAAGTGCAACGCTGTTTCTGCTCATGAAAATGACGGGGAAGAAAATTACACTACATCCGGTGGACCGGTGGCGGTTTGTGACACTGGCGTTTCTGGCGGTTCCTGTAAATCAGATGACATTCCTCATAGGTATTCATTACACACCTGCATCTCATCCCGCCCTCATGTATGCTACCACGCCGGCGTGGGTGTTGCTCCTAACGGTCTGGCTTAGAGTGGAAAAATTGCGATGGTGGAAGTGGGCTGGAATCGGACTCGCAATGATAGGGGTGGCGGTCCTTTTTGCCGGAGAACTGATCTCTTTCAATAAAGGGACGGTTCTGGGCGATATGTTAATCATTGTAGCCGTGCTGTCGTGGGCCCTATATACTGCTCTGGGGAAGCCTATCGTGGAGCGGTACGGTTCCCTTGAAACCACATTCGTTGTCCTTACGTTTGGTCTGTTCCTCTATTTGCCGTTTGGGCTCATCCCGGTGATGACTGCCGACTATTCTCAAACGAACGCCACCGTCTGGCTCTCTATCGTTTACATAGGAGTCTTTGCTTCAGGACTGGCGTACTTTTTGTGGTACTGGCTCCTGGAGCGGATACGGCCGTCCCAAGTAGCCATCATCACTTGTACCCAGCCTCCACTGACGGCCCTTCTGGCGTGGATCATTTTCGGAACGGTACCCACCTACCATCTTTTGGTGAGCGGTTTTATTGTGCTCTTGGGCGTGTTTCTTATGGTGGGGTACGGTGGCACCAAACGGGGGATAGGTGAAGCGTAA
- a CDS encoding isoprenylcysteine carboxylmethyltransferase family protein: MYLKEWTISQYKILSGSGQIGLTITFFVWFVTVWIGQILSLPLIVMPDGMWWFLLVFFAVDFFATLLWSLKHLPPSIQGKELITTGPYAWTRHPFYGAFIWSGTGIVVLLSRSWFVLFSVIPVSLFWVWAIINEEESMLRKFGDDYQKYLEETGQFFPKLKRSENKGQ; the protein is encoded by the coding sequence GTGTATCTAAAAGAGTGGACCATCTCACAATATAAAATACTTTCCGGTTCAGGCCAGATAGGTCTGACCATCACCTTTTTCGTCTGGTTCGTTACTGTGTGGATCGGTCAGATATTGTCTCTCCCCCTGATTGTGATGCCGGATGGGATGTGGTGGTTTCTATTAGTCTTTTTCGCTGTCGATTTTTTCGCCACCCTTCTCTGGAGCCTGAAACATCTGCCTCCTTCCATACAGGGTAAGGAGCTGATTACAACAGGCCCTTACGCCTGGACCCGCCACCCTTTCTACGGCGCCTTTATCTGGAGCGGAACAGGTATTGTTGTACTTTTATCCCGGTCCTGGTTTGTGTTATTTTCAGTGATTCCCGTCAGTCTTTTCTGGGTGTGGGCTATTATAAATGAAGAAGAGAGCATGCTTAGAAAATTTGGTGATGACTACCAAAAATACTTGGAGGAAACCGGACAGTTTTTTCCCAAACTGAAGCGAAGTGAAAACAAAGGACAATAA